The following proteins are co-located in the Cloacibacillus sp. genome:
- a CDS encoding sugar transferase has translation MLKEWEELPDCMRTEAVRPYYETLKKKRAALLLKRVFDVVTAILMLAVLSPLLLAISLAIILDSNGGVFFRQERITQYGEKFKIFKFRTMIANADKLGAQVTVKDDARVTKIGRTLRKYRLDELPQLLNIIAGDMSFVGTRPEVEKYVRQYNDEMYATLLLPAGVTSETSIMYKDEEKLLARAESADEAYISKVLPEKMEYNLKSLRNFSLQSEISTMAKTVLAVVD, from the coding sequence ATGCTGAAAGAGTGGGAAGAATTGCCTGACTGCATGAGAACGGAAGCCGTTCGCCCCTATTACGAGACGCTCAAAAAGAAAAGAGCGGCCTTGCTGTTGAAGCGTGTCTTCGACGTCGTGACGGCAATCTTGATGCTGGCAGTCCTCTCGCCGCTGCTTCTCGCAATATCGCTTGCGATAATCCTTGACAGCAACGGCGGCGTCTTCTTCCGTCAGGAACGTATTACGCAATATGGGGAAAAATTCAAGATATTTAAATTCAGAACGATGATCGCGAACGCGGACAAGCTTGGCGCGCAGGTAACGGTGAAAGATGACGCGCGCGTCACAAAAATCGGCAGAACGCTAAGAAAATACCGGCTGGACGAACTTCCCCAACTGCTAAACATCATCGCCGGAGACATGAGCTTCGTGGGAACGAGGCCGGAAGTAGAGAAATACGTCAGGCAATACAACGACGAAATGTACGCGACGCTGCTTTTGCCGGCGGGCGTCACCTCGGAGACGAGCATTATGTACAAAGACGAAGAAAAACTGCTGGCCAGGGCGGAGTCAGCCGACGAGGCCTACATAAGCAAGGTCCTGCCGGAAAAGATGGAATACAACTTGAAGAGCCTGCGGAACTTCAGCTTGCAGTCGGAGATATCGACGATGGCTAAGACTGTGCTGGCGGTAGTGGATTGA
- a CDS encoding DegT/DnrJ/EryC1/StrS aminotransferase family protein: MKKIPFSPPDITSAEINEVVAALKSGWITTGPRTKELERITATRCHTAKAVCLNSNTACAEMTLRLLGVGPGDEVIVPAYTYTATASVIEHVGAKIVMIDCEPGKFTIDYDKLEAAITEKTKVIIPVDLFGIPADYERIIDIAEKKRPLFSPSDNHIQRAIGRAIIMGDAAHSFGASYKGIPIGSVADFTNFSFHAVKNLTTAEGGAATWRDIEGVDNEQLYRRYMLLSLHGQSKDALAKTKLGTWEYDIAGLWYKCNMTDLHAAVGLAQIKRYDALLARRRKIIERLDAALASLPVETLRHYTKEYSSSGHLYIMRLKGRDDKERDGFITKMAELGVATNVHYKPLPLHTGYRKLGFDIADYPYAYEQFRNEVTLPLHTSLTDEDVDYVIECVRKCL, translated from the coding sequence ATGAAGAAAATCCCCTTCAGCCCCCCGGACATAACGTCAGCGGAGATCAACGAAGTCGTTGCGGCGCTGAAATCCGGCTGGATTACCACCGGTCCTAGGACAAAAGAGCTGGAACGCATCACCGCGACGCGCTGCCATACCGCGAAAGCGGTCTGCCTGAACTCCAACACCGCCTGTGCCGAGATGACCCTGCGCCTTCTGGGCGTCGGCCCCGGAGACGAAGTCATCGTTCCCGCTTATACCTATACGGCGACGGCGAGCGTAATTGAGCATGTCGGCGCTAAAATCGTCATGATCGACTGTGAACCCGGTAAATTCACAATAGACTATGACAAGCTGGAAGCCGCTATTACAGAAAAGACCAAGGTCATCATACCGGTGGACCTCTTTGGCATCCCCGCCGATTATGAGCGTATCATTGACATCGCCGAAAAGAAACGCCCGCTCTTCTCTCCTTCCGACAACCACATACAGCGGGCTATCGGCAGAGCCATAATCATGGGCGACGCAGCGCATTCCTTCGGCGCCTCCTATAAAGGAATACCCATCGGCTCCGTCGCCGACTTTACGAACTTCTCCTTTCACGCCGTCAAAAACCTTACCACCGCCGAAGGCGGCGCGGCGACTTGGAGAGATATCGAGGGCGTGGACAATGAACAGCTCTACCGCCGTTACATGCTGCTGAGCCTCCACGGACAGAGCAAAGATGCCCTCGCGAAAACCAAACTCGGCACCTGGGAATACGACATTGCGGGACTCTGGTACAAATGCAATATGACCGACCTCCACGCCGCGGTCGGGCTTGCCCAGATAAAAAGATACGACGCCCTTTTGGCGCGCCGGAGAAAGATCATCGAAAGATTGGATGCCGCGCTTGCCAGCCTGCCCGTAGAGACGCTGAGGCACTATACAAAAGAATATAGCTCCTCCGGCCACCTTTATATCATGCGGCTAAAGGGCAGGGACGACAAAGAAAGAGACGGCTTCATCACCAAAATGGCCGAACTGGGGGTGGCGACAAACGTCCACTACAAACCGCTGCCGCTGCACACCGGTTATCGGAAACTGGGCTTTGACATCGCCGACTACCCCTACGCCTATGAACAATTCCGCAACGAAGTCACGCTGCCCCTGCATACGTCACTGACCGATGAAGATGTGGACTATGTAATTGAGTGCGTAAGGAAATGCCTGTAA
- a CDS encoding sugar transferase, giving the protein MYCNDKHIYTMIKRAADIILSSVGLVLLSPLLLAIALLIKLDTPGPIFFKQKRIGRHKTYFYIYKFRTMRIDTPKDMPTHLLADPDAYITKLGKFMRKTSLDELPQIINILVGQMSIIGPRPALWNQYDLIAERDKYGANDIRPGLTGWAQINGYLGTVIINKLSLTVGETA; this is encoded by the coding sequence ATGTATTGTAACGACAAACATATATACACGATGATAAAACGTGCGGCGGATATTATTCTGTCGTCAGTTGGCTTGGTGTTGCTTTCTCCCCTATTGCTTGCTATTGCCCTGTTAATAAAGCTCGATACGCCTGGCCCGATATTCTTTAAACAAAAAAGAATAGGCAGGCATAAAACGTACTTTTATATCTATAAATTCCGCACAATGAGAATAGATACGCCAAAAGATATGCCTACGCACTTGTTGGCAGATCCTGACGCTTATATTACAAAACTAGGAAAATTTATGCGTAAAACGAGTTTAGACGAATTACCACAAATAATAAATATACTAGTCGGTCAAATGTCTATCATCGGCCCGCGTCCCGCGCTGTGGAACCAGTACGACCTCATCGCGGAGCGCGACAAATACGGCGCCAACGACATCCGCCCCGGCCTCACCGGCTGGGCGCAGATAAACGGATACCTAGGAACTGTGATTATCAATAAACTAAGTTTGACAGTAGGTGAAACGGCATGA
- a CDS encoding ATP-binding protein: MKVSYQDEHLESLVKELCHLTTEIECVEFKLNNAKPDEIGEYISALSNTAAITGQPYSYLIWGVDDESHEIVGTTFTPAREKCGNEDLINWLSCLLAPKIRFQFLTVNIDTKEVVVLEISAATHTPVSFRGTEYIRIGSYKKKLKDHPEMERALWAAFEKRRFEQEIAAEKLSADQVLEYIFYPAYFDLLKKNLPGSKNAILKELNSEEIIQPDSHGKWNATNMGAILFAKDITKFKGLRRKAVRVVFYKGSSRIETEREVEFTGGYAFSYEEIVSYVTELSPKKEIIEKGIRKSISLFPELAVRELIANALIHQDFYISGTSPMIEIFSDRIEITNPGLPLIAVERFLDTPPKSRNEHITSLLRRIGVCEERGSGIDKVVAMTEFYQLPAPIFETMPEHTRVVLFAHRCFKEIDKSERIRATYLHASLKYVERKSMTNKTLRERFELDVKNSATISRIIRDTIEIGLIKCQDDTVGTKAKKYLPYWA; encoded by the coding sequence GTGAAGGTTTCTTATCAAGATGAGCATTTAGAAAGTCTCGTAAAAGAGCTGTGTCATCTTACGACAGAAATAGAATGCGTGGAATTTAAGCTCAACAATGCCAAACCTGATGAAATAGGAGAGTATATATCAGCTTTATCAAATACAGCCGCCATTACGGGGCAACCATATTCGTACCTTATTTGGGGAGTCGATGACGAAAGCCACGAAATTGTAGGCACAACATTCACTCCAGCCAGAGAAAAATGCGGTAATGAGGACTTAATCAATTGGCTATCATGTCTGCTTGCGCCTAAAATCAGATTCCAATTCTTAACCGTCAATATCGATACTAAAGAAGTTGTCGTTTTGGAGATATCAGCAGCAACACATACGCCGGTAAGTTTCAGGGGAACAGAGTATATTCGTATAGGCTCCTATAAAAAGAAACTTAAAGATCACCCCGAGATGGAGCGTGCGTTATGGGCCGCTTTTGAAAAACGACGCTTTGAGCAGGAAATTGCTGCGGAAAAATTAAGTGCGGATCAAGTATTGGAATATATATTTTATCCGGCGTATTTTGATTTGCTTAAAAAAAACTTGCCTGGCAGCAAGAATGCTATTCTGAAGGAACTAAATTCAGAAGAAATAATACAGCCAGACTCTCATGGGAAATGGAACGCTACTAATATGGGAGCGATCCTTTTTGCGAAAGATATCACGAAATTTAAAGGATTGCGCCGCAAGGCTGTACGTGTAGTATTTTATAAAGGCAGTAGCCGTATAGAAACAGAAAGGGAAGTTGAGTTTACAGGAGGCTACGCTTTTTCCTATGAAGAAATAGTGAGTTATGTTACAGAATTGTCACCGAAGAAAGAGATAATAGAAAAAGGCATCCGTAAATCTATCTCACTATTTCCGGAACTGGCGGTACGTGAATTGATCGCGAATGCGCTTATACATCAAGATTTTTATATCAGCGGGACCTCGCCAATGATTGAGATCTTTAGTGATAGGATAGAAATAACAAATCCTGGCCTCCCTTTGATCGCCGTTGAAAGGTTTTTGGACACCCCACCTAAATCTAGAAACGAGCACATCACGTCGTTGCTTAGACGAATAGGCGTATGTGAGGAACGAGGAAGTGGAATAGATAAAGTTGTTGCTATGACTGAATTCTATCAGCTGCCTGCTCCGATATTTGAAACTATGCCAGAGCATACGCGCGTTGTCCTTTTTGCTCACAGATGTTTTAAAGAAATAGATAAGAGCGAACGTATAAGGGCGACATACCTCCATGCTTCATTAAAATACGTAGAGAGAAAAAGCATGACAAATAAGACATTGCGGGAACGATTTGAACTAGACGTAAAGAACAGCGCCACAATTTCACGAATAATAAGAGATACCATTGAAATTGGATTAATAAAATGCCAAGACGATACGGTAGGAACTAAGGCAAAAAAATATCTTCCCTATTGGGCATAA